In Scomber japonicus isolate fScoJap1 chromosome 19, fScoJap1.pri, whole genome shotgun sequence, a single genomic region encodes these proteins:
- the pum3 gene encoding pumilio homolog 3, protein MEAKPKKPFSPKGGKKLTQKGKDSIGTKLGGKPGGKPGGKPGGKKPFKPYNNAERKGKPGKSGDGGKKEFKSGFSKDGKGPKKRKLPPGKGRDEEGGDGPQSKRMKKGEFKPKKRVLTEEEQKKNRQQRKKDLKNSRQEAERKDMFQIICQSKKVWGDLRRKKCDNDMKQKLMKELHDLIRGKIKQMAFAHDSVRVLQCFIQFGSHEQRQEVFDELKDDVIGLCKSQYGKHVVKKLLMYGNKELVGGVMQTFKGHVRPMLRHAAASSIIEYAYNDKAVLAQRLMLTEELYGNTFTICKSTVCNTIEKVAEANPDKLNSIIDEMKQSLTPMAQKEQVIKHSLVHKVFLDFFQFAPEKQRTEMIESIRESVVYMAHTHDGARVAMNCLWHGTAKDRKIIIKTMKTYMVKFATGEFGHLVLLAIFDCVDDTKLVKQAVLSEILLSLDEVIGNKYGKKVLLYLLSPRDPAHLLPEIIKVLEKGDGNTHSKKDAAVRRKELLEVVSPPLLTYLCENTSAMVMDKATCVTVSDILSSASGDLRPAMTSVALLANQELVPGGYQGDLHMAEHPAGHLVLKWLIEQDLTLAEAGKEERFGRILVDTVGTDKMKSWVKVNRGAMVLCSLLNSCDKSVASEVKEALKSITSELSSISNNKGAEILLENLNK, encoded by the exons ATGGAGGCAAAACCCAAAAAACCCTTCTCCCCCAAAGGTGGAAAGAAGCTGACACAGAAAGGCAAAG ATTCCATAGGGACCAAACTTGGTGGCAAACCAGGTGGCAAACCAGGCGGCAAACCAGGCGGTAAAAAACCCTTCAAACCATACAACAATGCAGAAAGGAAGGGCAAACCAGGAAAGAGTGGAGATGGCGGCAAGAAAGAATTCAAATCTGGGTTTTCCAAAGATGGGAAAGGACCGAAGAAGAGGAAGCTGCCGCCTGGTAAAGGCAgagatgaagaaggaggagatg gtCCGCAGTCTAAGAGGATGAAGAAAGGCGAGTTTAAGCCGAAGAAGAGGGTGCTGacggaggaggagcagaagaagaacaggcagcagaggaagaaagacCTGAAGAATAGCCGGCAGGAGGCGGAGAGGAAGGACATGTTCCAGATCATCTGTCAGTCCAAAAAAGTGTGGGGAGACCTcaggag gAAGAAGTGTGACAACGACATGAAGCAGAAACTGATGAAGGAGCTTCACGATCTGATTCGCGGGAAAATCAAACAG atGGCGTTCGCTCACGACTCTGTGCGAGTGCTGCAGTGTTTCATCCAGTTCGGCAGCCACgagcagagacaggaagtgtttgaCGAGCTCAAAG ATGATGTCATTGGTTTGTGTAAGTCACAGTACGGCAAACACGTGGTGAAAAAGCTGCTGATGTACGG GAACAAGGAGCTGGTGGGGGGAGTGATGCAGACATTTAAAGGTCACGTGCGTCCGATGCTCCGCCACGCAGCCGCCTCGTCCATCATAGAGTACGCCTACAACGACAAAGCTGTGCTGGCACAGAGACTCATGCTCACTGAGGAGCTGTACGGGAACACCTTCACTATCtgcaag TCTACAGTGTGTAACACCATTGAGAAGGTTGCAGAGGCGAACCCTGACAAGCTGAACAGCATCATCGATGAGATGAAGCAGAGTCTCACTCCCATGGCACAGAA agagcaggTGATCAAACACTCTCTGGTCCATAAAGTCTTCCTGGACTTCTTCCAGTTCGCCCCCGAGAAACAGAGAACG GAGATGATCGAGTCCATCAGAGAGTCTGTCGTCTACATGGCTCACACACACGACGGAGCACGAGTAGCCATGAACTGTCTGTGGCACGGGACAgccaag gacagaaaaatcatcattaaaacTATGAAGACGTACATGGTGAAGTTTGCCACG GGAGAGTTTGGTCACCTGGTTCTTTTAGCCATATTCGACTGTGTGGACGACACCAAGCTGGTCAAACAGGCCGTGCTGTCA GAGATCTTGTTGTCTCTGGATGAGGTCATCGGTAATAAATACGGTAAGAAGGTGCTGTTGTACCTGCTGAGCCCCAGAGACCCCGCCCACCTGCTGCCTGAGATCATCAAGGTGCTGGAGAAAGGAGacggaaacacacacag TAAAAAGGACGCGGCGGTTCGGAGGAAGGAGCTGCTGGAAGTGGTGTCCCCCCCGCTGCTCACGTACCTCTGTGAAAACACGTCGGCCATGGTGATGGACAAAGCCACCTGCGTCACGGTCAGCGACATCCTGAGTTCAGCTAGCGGAGACCTGAGGCCCGCCATGACGTCCGTGGCTCTGCTGGCCAATCAGGAGTTAGTGCCAGGAGGGTATCAAGGAGAC CTTCACATGGCCGAACATCCAGCAGGACATCTGGTGCTGAAATGGCTGATAGAGCAGGACCTCACACTGGCAGAGGCTGGCAAagaag AGCGCTTCGGCAGGATACTGGTGGACACGGTGGGGACGGATAAGATGAAGAGCTGGGTCAAAGTCAACAGAGGAGCCATGGTGCTCTGCag ccTCCTGAACAGCTGTGACAAAAGCGTGGCGTCAGAGGTGAAGGAGGCGCTGAAGTCCATCACGTCAGAGCTCAGCAGCATCAGCAACAACAAAGGAGCCGAAATCCTGCTGGAGAATCTCAACAAGTAG